In Spinacia oleracea cultivar Varoflay chromosome 5, BTI_SOV_V1, whole genome shotgun sequence, a single window of DNA contains:
- the LOC130461842 gene encoding centromere-binding protein 1-like, with translation MVVLSFKDCLIPQSDGKDCPRTAKPPCRDTRTTNHTELGGKDSVAKKDPSASSSHRQISDNAYINVDGGFVELDDSVEDKVLPKEKEREANKYPREALEQFQDPVQHTVQQTVVDEDPVQHTVHQTVVDEDPVFVTFQSVHVQQLVFESCEFLHGNIVAAEQDPENDNEEDDEDDVVNDEFVDGKPGDQGKRGDDDDDENQGDGPKGGTAGPAAGQAEGEDNTGGAGQGDDHGAGHGSNPEDEDGAGELPPPVSDGTEDCKAGAGQKTKTKAARPKPSSKPRTATKRSRKPT, from the exons ATGGTGGTTCTTTCATTTAAGGACTGCTTAATCCCCCAAA GTGATGGAAAGGATTGCCCCCGTACTGCAAAACCTCCGTGCCGTGATACGAGAACAACTAATCATACGGAGCTGGGGGGAAAGGATAGTGTTGCGAAAAAAGATCCCTCTGCCAGCAGTTCCCATCGTCAAATCAGCGATAATGCCTACATTAACGTGGACG GAGGTTTCGTTGAATTGGATGACTCCGTGGAAGACAAGGTTCTGCCTAAGGAGAAAGAACGAGAGGCTAACAAATACCCAAGGGAGGCACTTGAGCAATTTCAAGACCCTGTGCAACATACAGTGCAACAAACAGTGGTAGATGAAGACCCTGTGCAACACACAGTGCATCAAACAGTAGTAGATGAAGACCCTGTGTTTGTGACTTTTCAGTCCGTGCATGTTCAGCAACTCGTGTTTGAGTCTTGTGAGTTTTTGCATGGTAATATTGTGGCGGCAGAGCAG GACCCCGAGAACGACAACgaagaagatgatgaggatGATGTTGTTAATGATGAGTTTGTTGATGGGAAACCCGGGGATCAAGGAAAACGcggggatgatgatgatgatgagaatCAAGGTGATGGACCAAAAGGCGGTACAGCGGGTCCGGCTGCGGGTCAAGCTGAAGGGGAAGATAATACAGGGGGTGCAGGTCAAGGTGATGACCATGGTGCTGGTCATGGTTCCAATCCTGAAGATGAGGATGGTGCAGGTGAACTTCCACCACCTGTAAGCGATGGAACCGAGGACTGTAAAGCTGGTGCTggtcaaaaaacaaaaacaaaggcAGCAAGGCCTAAACCTAGTTCCAAACCCCGCACTGCGACAAAGAGGTCCCGTAAGCCTACTTAG